AGCATCCGCTTGACGTTGTTCTGCGTCGCGGCGGCGAAGTTCCCGAGCGTCATCGTGACGATTGCGAGGATGACGAACGCGAGCGTCCAGTCGACACCGATTGCGCTCGCTGTATCAGCGACTGGGAACGCCTCCGTGAAGACGCGGAACGCGATCACGAAGCCAGCGGCCTTCGAAGCCGAGGACAGGAACGCTGCGATCGGGGCCGGCGCACCCTCGTAGGCCTCTGGTGCCCAGAAGTGGAACGGCACGCTCGCCGTCTTGAACGCGAAGCCACCGATGAGCATCAGGATACCGAGGCCGAGCAGTCCGCCGTACGGATCTGCGTCTCCAGCCTCGACGACCTCTGCAATGTTCGTGAGCTGTAGGTGACCCGTCGCACCGTACACCAGCGAGATTCCGTATACGAAGATCGCCGACGACAGCGCACCGATCAGGAAGTACTTCAGCCCTCCCTCGACGCTGCCGCGGTTATCCTTCAGGATCGACACCAGCGCGTAGGACGGCAGGCTCGCCAACTCGAGTGCGATGAAGATCGTCACCAGGCTGTTGGCGGCGGCCATGAACGACATGCCGGTCGCCGCGAGCAGGACGAGCGAGTAGTACTCGGCCTGGTAGGTGTGGTCCTCCATGTAATCGTAGCTCGCGACTGCCACGAGCGCCGTGACGACGGCGACGATGATCATGAAGAACAGCGCGAGCTGGTCGACGACGAACTGGTCGCCCAGCACGTCGATGACACCGCGACCGCCGTCGATCGTCGGCGTGCCGACGCCGGCCAAGATGTACCAGACGGCGACACCGAGCGAGACGATCGAACCGGCGGCCGTCGTCCCGGCGAGCAGCCCGCTGTTACGCGAGTCCGGCGAGATGCTGTCGACGATGAACAGTACCATCGCCGTCAAGGCAAGCACCAGTGCCGGCGCGAGTGCGGTCCAGGCGGGCAGTTCGAACAGTGCCATTACAGTTCACCTCCGGTCTCCAGGATCGGATCGACTGCGTCCGTAATCATTTCGAAGATCAGCTCTGGTGCGACGCCGAGCAGGATGATGAGTCCTAGCAGCACGAACATCGGTGCGATGTCGTGCAGCGGGGCGCGGTCGACGTCGTAGTCCGTTTCCAGGTGGTACGGCCCGAAGACCGTCCGCTGGAGCGCAAAGAGCAGGTAGCCCGCGACGATCACGATACCGAACATCGCGAGGGCGGTGAACACCTGCGAGTAGGCGAGTCCCTCGGCACCGAACGCGCCGAAGAAGATCGTGAACTCGCCGAAGAAGCCGCTCATCAGCGGTAGTCCCATGTAGCCAAAGGCACCGGCGACGAGGATGCCGACGGCGACTGGCATGCGGTCTGCCATCCCGGACATGTCCGTGACCATCCGGGTGTGGGTGGCGTTGTAGATGACGCCGACTGCCATGAACATCAGTCCGGAGATCAGGCCGTGGCTGACCATCTGGAAGGTCGCGCCACCGACACCGAACTGAGTCAGGGCAATCAGACCGAGAATCACGTAGCCCATCGACGAAACGGAGGAGTACGCGACGATCCGTTTCAGGTCAGTCTGGGCCAACGCGAGCATCGCGCCGTAGATGACGCTGATCACGGCGATGGCCGCGATCGGGATCACGAACGGCTCGATGATCTCGGCTGGGAACATCGTGAAGTTGAATCGCAGCAGTGCGTAGGTCCCCATCTTCAGCAGGACGCCAGCCAGCAGCACCGACGCGGGCGTCGGTGCCTCGACGTGGGCGTCCGGCAACCACGTGTGGAACGGGACGATCGGGACCTTCACCGCGAACCCGAGGAACATCGCGACGAACACGAGCGAGGCGAGCGTCGTGCCGCCGATGCCGAGGAACCCGTCAGGGCCACCGTCGAGCATCGCGGCCGTCACGTCCGGCAGTGCGAACGTCGTCACGTCACCGAGCCCGAAGACGAGTGCGATGAACGCACCGAACATCACGAGCGAGGCGACGTTCGTGTAGACGAAGAACTTGATCGCCGCGTACTTCCGGCGTGGACCGCCCCAGATCCCGATCAGTAGGTACATCGGGATGAGGACAGCCTCCCAGAAGATGAACCAGACGAAGAAGTCCAGTGCGGCGAAGACGCCGATCAGGTTCGCCTCGATGAAGAGTACGAGTCCGTAGAACTGAGACTCACGCTCGTCGATCGGCGTCCACGAACTCACGATCGCGAGCGACGAAAGGATCGTCGTCAGGACGACGAGCGGCATGCTGATGCCGTCCAGACCGACGAGCCACGAGATCGAGTACTCGCCGAACTGGATCCACTCGAACTCCGAGGCGAACGCGAGTTCGCCGCCGAGTAGCGCGTTGCCACTGCCGTCGAACGCCGAGAACATCCACAGCGAGAGCGCTGCGGGGATCAGGCTGATTGCGAACGCCAGCTTCCCAGCGATGCGATTCGGCGCAACGAACGTTACGAACGCGCCGACCAGTGCGACTGCGATCAGTGCTTCGATCATCATAGGAACCACCCTCCAACGTAGCCGAGAACCAACAGTAAGCCGATGAAGCCGGCCACCAGCAGTGCTGCGTAGTTCGTCACGAGCCCCGTCTGAATCCGTTTCAGCCGGCTACTGCTGAACAGGCTGGCGGTCGAGACGCTGTTGACCACGCCGTCGATCACCGTCTGGTCGAACCGATCTGCAGCACGCGCAAGCGGCTGGGTGAACCCTTCGGCGAGCCAGACCTGGTACTCGTCCTGATAGTAGTTCGACTCGAGTGTCTGGCGTGCGCTGCCCAGGCGTTCTTTGTGTGCGACTGGCTCTGGAACGTTGTAGAGCTTCCAGGCGAGGCCGGCACCGGAGAACGCAAGCAGCAGGGAGACGCCGGCAGCGATCAGGACAGTGAGTTGTTCACCGCCAATGTAGGCGGTTTCGAACGCGAGCAACTCGCCGTAGGCGCTGTAGGTCAGCCCCTCGACGGCACCGTACTCGCCGTCGAGCCAGTGTTCTAAGAACACAATGTCGATCTGTGCGAGCTTTGCGACGGGTGCGAGGTTCGCAATCCCGGCAACAAGTGCGAGGACACCGAGAACGATCAACGGGGCCTTCATCGACCAGCCGATATCGTGTGGGTCCTCCGCGGCTTCCGAGCGGGGTTCACCGTGGAAGGTCAGGAAGACCATCCGGAAGGTGTAGAAGCCGGTAAAGAAGACGGCGACGAGCGCCATCGCGTAGGCTGCGAGGATGATCGGCTCTTCGATGCCGATAATGAGCGCATCGTACAGAATTTCGTCCTTGGACCAGAAGCCCGAGAACGGGATAATGCCCGCGAGTGCGAGTGCGCCCGCGAGGAACGTGTAGTAGGTGATGGGTGCCTTGTCCTTGAGGCCGCCCATCTTCCACATGTCCTGTTCGTGGTGCATGAGGACGATGACGGCACCGGCACCGAGGAACAGCAGCGCCTTGAAGAAGGCGTGGTTCATCAGGTGGAAGACCCCGGCGACGTAGCCGCCGACACCGAGGCCGAGCATCATGTAGCCGTACTGGCTGATCGTCGAGTACGCCAGCACCTGCTTGATGTCGTCTTTGACGACGCCCATCGTCGCGGCAAAGAGCGCGGTGAAGCCACCGACGAACGCGATGATCGCGAGCGCGGTGGGCGACAGTGCGTAGTAGCCAAACATCCGGGCGACGAGATAGACACCCGCTGCGACCATCGTCGCCGCGTGAATCAGTGCGGAGACGGTGGTCGGACCCTCCATCGCGTCGGGAAGCCAAGTGTGCAGTGGGAACTGTGCGGACTTCCCGATGACACCGCCAAGCACCAGGAGTGCGGTGATCGTCACCCAGGTTTCGGCACCGAAGCCGAACAGGGTGTCACCGTTGTCGATTGCTGTTTCAGCGGCCGTGACGAACGAGTTATCGCCGGCGAAGGCGACCGTGCCGAACGTCGCGGCGATGGCGACGACCCCGAGCAGGAAGAAGTAGTCACCAAAGCGGGTGACGAGGAACGCCTTCTTCGCGGCCGATGGTGCCGAGCGCGTGCGGAACCAGAAACCGATCAGCAGGTACGAACAGAGGCCCACGAGCTCGAAGAACATAAACGCCATCAGCAGGTTGTCCGCGTAGACGAACGCGAGCATGCTGAACGTGAAGAGACCGAGGCTGGCGTAGTACCGCGGCAGCCCGGTCTCGCCCTCGGCGTTCATGTAGCCGAGGCTGAAGATGTGGACCAGGAACGCGATCAGCGAGACGATGACGAGCATCAGCGCGGCGAGCGGATCGATCAGGATACCGAAGGTGAACTCGATCCCGTCGGCACCAATCTCGCTCGCGGCGTCACCGATCGCCCACTGATACAGCGTCTCGTGATACACTTCACCGCTCGCGACGGCCACGAGCATCAGCACGGAGAGCGCAAGCGAGCCCCCCGTCGCGATGATGCCCGCGAGCGCGCCCTTCTTCGGCATGTACTTGCCGAACGTCAGGGCGACGACGAACGCCACGAGTGGGAACAACGCGATCGCCGGCGCGTAGTTGAACACATCCTCCATCTTACCACCTCATCGTCGTTGGAACCGTGACATCGACGTCACGGAAGTTGCGGTACAGCAGCAGGATGATCCCGAGTCCGACGGCGACCTCGGCGGCCGCGAGGGCCATCGTGAACAGGGCAAAGACCTGTCCCGAGAGATTGCCGTGGTAGAACGCGAACGCGATCAGGTTGATGTTGGCCGCGTTCAGCATGAGCTCGACGGACATCAGGAACATCAGTGCGTTTCGACGCGTCAGGATTCCGAACAGGCCGATGGCGAACAGCGCCATCGACAGGAGGACGTAGTGTTCGACGCCGACTGTCATCGGTCGTCACCTCCCGTTTCTGTCTCCGTCGCTGTCTCGGTCTCGGTGTCGGTCTCGTCCGTGCTGACGGCTGCGGAGCCAGTATCGGACACACCGCCGTCAGTGGCGGCCGTCTGCTCGTCCTGGGCTGGGCCCGAAACCGGTCCGGGACCGTCCTGGGGGAGCGCCACGATCGGCTCACCGTTTTCCTCACGCTTTGCGAGGACGATCGCACCGTCGAGTGCGGCGTCAAGCGCGAGTGCGATCAGCAAGAACGCAGCGAGGAACGCTTCCGTGTTCGGGATCGATCCCGCTTCGGACTGAAGCGGGTCAAGGTCGAACATCGCATACCCCAGTTCGGACGTGATCGCAATTCCCTCGGGGAAGCCCTGCCCGTCACCAAAGCTTGTGTTGATGGCGATCAACGCCATCAGCCCGAACAGGGCGATTGCGAGCACACCCGGGACCAGCGTGCGGCCGAGTCGAAGCCGCGGTCTGGTCGTCATGTCTGTACCACCTCATCCGTCTCCGAATCCGTCTCGTCTGTTGCGCCCTTGTGCTGTGTCAGCATCACGGCGAACGTGATGAGGATGAGGACCCCGCCGACGTAGACGAGGACCTGCATCATGGCGACGAACTCTGCCGCCTGCATCACGAAGTGTACCGCAATGCTCATCAGCGCGACGCCAAGCATGAGCGCCGAGTGCCACGGGTCCTCGAGGAGGACCACACCCAGCCCGCTGGCGAGCGTGATGAACGCAAACAGCGTGAACGCGATCAGCTCGTATGTCATTGTTGTAATAGACTGCCCGTGCTCGGGGACGGGCGACCCAGACGGTTACTGGTAATCGACCTCCCCGTCTCCCTCGCCGATCCACGCGCCCCGGTCCGGTTCGCGCGACTCGAGCGGGTCGATATCCTTGTACCACGGTACCGATTTCAGCTGCTCCTTGTTGTAGACCAGATCGTGTTTCGTATCGCCGGTAAACTCGAAATTCTGGGTGAGCAGGATGGCGTCGACGGGACAGACTTCCTCACAGAGGCGACAGTAGATACACTGTCCGATGTGGAGGTTGTACTGCTCGCCGTTTCGCTTGTCGTCCATCACGATCTGAATCGTATCGTTCGGACAGACGTTCTCACACTGGCGACACCAGATACAGCGCTCCTGGCTGAACTTGTGGACGCCGCGGAACCGCGGCGAGACATCTGGTGCTGCCGTTGGATACTCGACCGTGAACGTCGAGCCGTCCAGTGCGTGTTTCATCGTCGTTGCCATCGATTTGAGTACGCCGATCATGCAATCACCCCTACAATTGCCGCAGTGAGTCCGAGATTCGCAAAGGAGAGGACGAGTAGTCCCTTCCAGCCAATCTCGATGAGTTGGTCGATCCGCACACGTGGCACCGCAGAGCGGAGCCACTGGGTCAGGAAGAACACACCCCAGATCTTGAGGGTGAACCAGAGAATACCGAGCTCGTCCGGCCCTGGTCCGGCGGGTCCGCCGAGGAAGATCGTCGCGATGATCGCACCGCCAAGGAAGATGTGCAGGAACTCGCCCAGATAGACGAGCACGAAGTAAACCGAGGAGTACTCGGTCTGATACCCTGCAATGAGCTCTGCCGGCGCTTCGGGCATGTCGAACGGATTCCGCCCGACTTCCGCGAAGTTCGCGATCAAGAATAGGACGAATGCGAACGGGTTCACCAGCGCGAACCACGCTGGCACCGCCCACTCGAGTCCGGGGATCGTGAACAGCGTTGTCTCGTTCTGGACGGCGACGATCTCGCTCATCTGCAGCGACCCCGCAAACAGGACGACCGACATCCCGGTCACGACGAGCGGGATTTCGTACGCAACGTTCTGTGCAACCGCACGCAGACCGCCGAGCAGCGAGTACTTGTTACCCGATGCGTAGCCGGCCATCACCAGACCGATCGAAGCGATGCCAGCGACGGCGAAGACGAACGCCAGGCCGACCTCGGGGTCAGCGAGGTGGATTCCGCTGCCCATCGGGATGACGGCGAAGCCGAGCATCGCTGAGCCTGCGATCACGATCGGTGCGAGGTCGTAGGCCGGTCGATCGACGTTCTCCGGAATGATGTTCTCCTTCGAGAGGAGGCGAACCGAGTCAGCGATGATGATCCCGATTCCGCCGGGACCGAGGTGGTTAACCGCAATCCGGTCCGTGAAGGAGGCGGTGATCTTCCGTTTCGCCCACGGTCCGGCAACACCGGTCATCGCGAGGATGAAGTTCCCGACGATGAACGCGGCGACGAACGTCGCGAACAACTCGCCGGCGAGGCCGAACTGGCCCAGACCGGTGAGCTCCGTGATGTGCTCGGGGAGCAACACCGGGTCGCCGCCGTTTTGCAGCGGAAACAGGCTCGGACTGGCCGTCGCCCCGCTCATCGATCCACCTCCCCGAGAACGATGTCCAAGCTGCCCAGCGAGGCGATCAGGTCAGGGATGTACTCCCCTTCGGACATCTCTTCTAAGGCCTGCAGGTTCGAGAAGCACGGACTCCGGATCTTGAATCGACCGGGCTTGTCCGAGCCGTCCGAGCGGATGTAGATGCCGAGTTCGCCCTTTGCTCCCTCGACGGCGCGGTAGATTTCGGTGCCGGCATCCGGCTTCAGCGTGCGCGGGACGTTCGCCTGTACGTCGCGCTCGTCTTCCGGCCAGTCCTCGAGGAGGTCGAGACACTGCTCAATGATCTTCGCGGATTCCTCGACCTCCTCCATCCGACAGAGGACGCGCGCGTAGTTGTCAGCACCATCGCGTGTGATGACGTCCCAGTCGAGCTGTTCGTAGTAGCCGTACGGATCGTCACGGCGCAGGTCGTAGTCGACGCCGGAGCCACGTGCGACGGGCCCGGTACAGCCGTAATCCTTGGCGACCTCGGGCTCCAGCACGCCGGTGTCGATACAGCGGGTCTGGAAGATTTCGTTGCCCGTAATGAGGTCGTTGTATTCGGCGACCTTGGCCGGAAGCTCGTTGAGGAACTCACGGGTCAGCTCGAAGAACTCCTCGCGTGGTTCAGGCAGGTCCCAGGCAACGCCGCCGACGCGGAAGTAGTTGAACATCATCCGCTGGCCCGTCAGATCCTCCAGAATGTCCTGAATGACCTCCCGGTCGCGGAACGTGTACATGAACGTCGCGGTGAACTCGCCGTAGACGTCGAGTGCGAACGTCCCGAGCGCGAGCATGTGCGAGGCGATTCGGCACAGCTCCGCACCCATCGTCCGGATGATCTGTGCATACTCGGGAACCTCGATGTCCGCAAGGTCCTCGATCGCACGCGCGTACGCCCACTCGTTCAGTAGGCCCGCCGAGACGTAGTCCCAGCGGTCCGGGTAGGGCATTATCTGGTGACGGTAGGTGCCCTGCTCGCACATCTGCTCCTCACAGCGGTGGAGGTAGCCGATGTCCGGCTCGACGTCGGCGACCGTCTCGCCGTCCAACACCGTCTTGACGTGGAGCACGCCGTGGGTCGCCGGGTGGTGTGGTCCGATGTTCAGGAACATCGTATCCGACTCGGCGTCGCGGTGATCCGGCTGAATCGGGTTCTGGTGCTCCGTGAGCGTGACGAGCTGCGGTTTCTCCTGATCGTAGTCCTTCGAGAGGGGGTGGCCCTGCCACGTCTCCGGCAGGAGAATCCGTCGCAGATCTGGGTGGTCGTCGTACTCGATGCCGACCAGATCGTACGCCTCTCGCTCGTGCCAGTCAGCCGTCCGGAACACCGGCTCGGCACTCTGGCTGACTGGGTCGTCGACCGTCGTCGGAACGACGATGCTGACCTCGTCTGTCGGGTCAGCGAACTTCTTCATGTGATAGATCGACTCGTATCGATCCTCGTACTGCTGGGCTGTAACACACGAGAGGTGGTCGTAGCCGGCCTCGTCGCGAAGATCCGAGAGCACGCTCTGGACGTCGTTCGGGTTGATGACGAAGCCCGGCGCGTTCAGGTGATCGTCGCGCGCGATGGCGCGCTCGCCGAGCAGGGACTCGAGTTCGTCTTCAGTAGTCCCGGTTTCAGCTGCCGTGAGCTCTGCCTCGGGCTCCGTTTCGGGTTCGGTTCCCGTGCTCATGGTGAATCAGCCCAGTTGTAGCGCATGACGAGGTCGTCCTCGTCGATCTCGTGTGCGAGTTTCTGTACGAGTTCGTCCTTTTCGAGGTCGCCGAACTCCTCGAGTTCGTACGGTTTGACGACGACGGACGAGGACTCGCCGTTCTTGATTCGCTCCTGGAGTTTGAGGACGCCGTAGAGCAGCGCCTCCGGTCGCGGTGGGCAACCGGGGACGTGAATGTCGATGGGGATGATCTCCTCGGCACCCTTGACGACGTTGTACCCCTCCTGGAACGGGCCGCCGGAGATCGTACAGGAGCCCATGCCGACGACGAACTTCGGTTCGGGCATCTGGTCGTAGACGCGCTTCATGCGCGGGCCGAACTTGGAGACGATCGTTCCGGGGACGATCATCACGTCGGCCTGTCGCGGCGAGGCGCGGGGGACGCCGGCCCCGAATCGGTCCAGGTCGTGTTTGATCGCGTACGTGTGCATCATCTCGATGCTGCAGCAGGCGATCCCGAACTGGAGCATGAACATCGAGTTCCCGCGAACCCAGTTCATGAACTCGTCGAACTTCGTGAGGATGAACGGCGACGCGCCGAACGCCTCGCGAAGCTTGGAGTTGAAGCGGTCGTCGACACCCTCGCCGATTCGGGCGTCGCGGGTGTCCGTCGACGGCGCTGTGCTGTCGTAGATCGTTTGTCGTGGTTCGTCGCTACTCATGGTCGGTTATGCTCGGATTCTACCTGACGAGGTGTCTGTGCCCACTGGACCGCACCCTTTCGCCACGCCCACGCGAGTCCGACGAGGAGGATCGTGACGAAAAGCACCATTGGGCCGAGGATCTCGAGCAGCGAGACGGCGTCCGATTCGACGGCATCCAGGTACACGACCGCCCACGGAAACAGAAGGACGGTTTCGATATCGAAGATGAGGAACAGAAGCGCAACCATGTAGTACTGGATGTTGAACCGGACGCGCGTGTCGCCGGTCGGGATCTCGCCACTCTCGTAGGTGGCACGTTTGCTCGTTTCGGGTACACTCGGGCGCAGAAGGTACGATACCGCCATCATACCGAGCGGTATCAGTACTCCCACGAGTGCAAGCGCCCCGATCGCTATCCAATCGTTCATCTCCGTAACGTTCGGGAGTTTAAACCGCATGCACATAAGGGTTGATTGTTCGTTTTCCGGCCCAAGACGGGCCAAATAGAGAGATCAGCCATAAACTATCCGGCCGAATAATTGCCGTAGACTCGCCGTACGCGTTCCCGGCGGAACGTACCGCTATGCAGGAGCTCCATCGTCCGAATAAGTGGTGAAAAATAGTGATGGTCGCGCCATGGGCTGTCCGGCTGCACGAGGGGAGTGGACCGCCGGCGCATCTGCGCGACGATAGTACTCCGCTTCCTCCTCTTCTACTCCGCTTCCTCCTCTTCTACTCCGGCTACTCCGACTCGCCGCGCTCGCGGAAAGCCGGCGTTCCGTTGTCGTGTAACTCGCGCGAAACGGCACCGACACCGTCGCGCAGTTCCTCGTGGTAAGCCACAAGTCGGTTACGGACCTCGTCGTGCTGACGTGCGAGGATCTGCGCTGCCGAGAGCGCGGCGTTGAAGGATTTGCCGGCGTCGACGGCGACCAGCGGCGCACCCGCCGGCATCCCGATCACGCTGTCGACGGATTTCTCCTGAACTGGAACGCCGATCACGGGGAGCGGGTACGCGACCGACGCCGTCATATTCGGTAGATCCGCGGACTTCCCGCCGGCACCCGCAATGATAAGCTCTAGTCCGCGCTCCTCTGCCGTCTCTGCGTAGGCCGTCATCAAATCGGGTGTTCGGTGAGCCGAGGTGACGTACGTCTCGAACGTGAATCGCTCGTCCGGTGGGCGCTCGTAATCGGTCTGCTCGGCAAATCCGAGTTCGTCGACGAAGGCGTCGTACGCGCCGGGGCGCTTCCCGCCGGTCATCATCGTTTCGAGGTCGGAATCGCTGCCCATCACGATTCCAACGTCTGGTGTTTCGGCGTCGGGCCGGTCCTGGTCGGCCTCGGCGTGCAGTCGATCGATCAGCTCGGAAACGGTCTCGCTCATAGGTGACAGTTCTCTCACTCCGACGTGAACGTGACGGACTCCTCGAGTTCCCGAGCGGCCGCCAGCAGCTCGTCAGTCGTCTCGTCCTTACGGCCCGACAGCGTGACGTGCCCCATCTTTCGCAGCGGACGGGCCTCGCGCTTGCCGTACCAGTGGAGGTTCGCACCCGGCGTCTCGAGGATCCGGTCAACGTTTCGCAGTGCAGCGGGCTGAGACTCCTCGACGTCGCCGAGCAGGTTCACCGACACCGTCGGCGACCGCAGCTCTGTGGCTGCGAGTGGCCAGCCGAGCACCGCGCGGGCGTGCTGTTCGAACTGCGAACTCTGTGCACCCTCGATCGTCCAGTGACCGGAGTTGTGCGGACGTGGTGCGATTTCGTTGAGCAGAATCTCCCCGTCCTGCTCTCGCGGGCTCCCCCCGCTCGAATCTTCCGAGGCGCTATGCGCCTCGCTCGTCTCAAAGAGTTCGATACCGTAGACGCCGCGACCCTCCATTACCTCGAGGACATCCGCAGCGACCTCACGAGCGCGCTCCTCGACAGCGTCGGCCGAGCCCGCCGGCACGACTGTCTCCCGCAGGATCTCGTCCTCGTGAATGTTCTCTCCGATCGGGAACGTCGCGATTTCGTCGTCGCCCTTGACGGCGATCACCGAAATCTCGCGCTCGAAGTCGACGAACGCCTCGACCATCGCCGGCCCGGCGACGGACTCGAGTGCATCCTCGGCCTCGTCGGCTGACTCGACAGGGACGTTGCCGCGGCCGTCGTAGCCGCCGGTACGCGCCTTGAGCATCACCGGCGCGCCGTAATCGTCGATCGCCGCGCGGATATCGTCGGCGTCCTCGACCGCCCGGAACGGCGGGACCGGAACGCCGGCGGACTCGAGTTCCTGCTTCTGGACCAGTTTGTCGTGGATCGTCTCGAGTGTCTCGGGTTTTGGATGGACTGGTGTGCCGGAGTCCTCGCTGACGCGCTCGAGGACGTCCTGGTCCGCGAGTTCGATTTCGAACGTGAGCACGTCGGCGCGAGCAGCGAGTTCGCGAATGCCCGCCTCGTCGTCGAAGCCGGCGACGATCTGGTCGCGGGCGACGGGAGCCGCGGGGCAGTCGGCCGTGGGGTCGAGGACGATGACCTCGACGCCCAGTGGCGAGGCTGCTTCGGCGAGCATGCGCCCGAGCTGTCCACCACCGACGACGCCGATCGTTGGACCTGGCGTCTGTAAGGTCGTCATTGGCGGGTGTTGCGTGTGATTCCGCTTAAGAATTGGCAATCGGGGATCAGAACCGGTGTCGTCATCGAGATGGTCTCTCGACACCCCAATATAATTCGAGCCCGAAAAAGAAGGTATTTTGTATGTGATGTTAGAACAGTAATATGTGGTCGCTGAGGAATATCCGCCGGGGAGTCAATCCGACGAGACGACGTCAGCACGACGCGAGGCAACGCAGCCGATACTGGTAGTCGACGACTTGACGAAGACCTACGACATCGACGAAGAGACGACGACCGCGGTAGATGGCGTTTCGTTCACCGTCGACGAGGGAACCGTCGTCGGGCTGCTCGGCCCGAACGGCGCTGGCAAGACAACGACGATCAAGTTGCTGCTCGGGCTCGTTCGGCCGAGCAGTGGCACTGCACGAATTGGCGGGGTCGACGTGACCGAATCACCACCCGCCGTCTCACAGACGGTCGCCGCAATGCTCGAAGGGGCACGAAACGTCTACTGGCGGCTCACCGTTCGCGAGAACATTCGCTTTTTCGCACGACTTGGCGGCCAGCAGGCCGACGCCGACGAGATCGATCGGTTGATCGCACAGGTCGGCCTCCAGGGGCGAGCCGACGAACCGGTCAACGAACTCTCGCGAGGAATGAAACAGAAAGCCTCGCTGGCCTGTACGCTCGTTCGAGAGACACCCATCGTCGTTCTCGACGAACCGACGCTGGGTCTCGACGTCGAGAGTTCGTTCGAGCTTCGACAGGAACTCCGGCGACTGGCGACACAGGAGGAGCGGACGGTCCTCGTTTCGAGTCACGACATGCAGGTGATCGAAGCGCTGTGTGACCGGGTTATCATTCTGAACGAGGGGGACATCCTGGCCGACGAGACGGTCGAGAACCTCTTGAGTCTGTTTCAGACGCGGTCCGTTCGTGTGACCGTCGAGGGCCAGTTGTCGAGTGCTATCCAGACGGAACTGACGGAACGATTCGGCGCGACAGCGTGGACACCCGCGGCGACGGAGACACTGCCACCCACCAGTTCGACGCCACTCGAGTCCAGGGAAACGAGTTCTACGAACTGACGGATGTGCTCCGGAACTCGGAGACGACCTTCGCCTCCGTCGACACGCTCGAACCGGACTTAGAGGATATTTTCTTGCGTATTATTGAGACCGAGACGGAACAGGAACAGGAACAGGAACAGGAACAGGAACAGGAACAGGAACAGGAACAGGAACAGGAACAGGAACAGGAACAGGAACAGGAACGGGAACAGGAACAGGAACGGGAACAGGAGCAAGTGCACACCGATGGCTAAGCATCACTTGCTCGTTGCCGCAGTCGTCGAGAAGCAACTCGTTCTCCTTAAGCGATACTGGTTCAACACGCTCTCGATGCTCCTGGGGATGTACGCTATGTTCGCGCTGGTGTTCTTCGGCGGCCAATCGCTCGGTGGCGCGGACGTCGAGAGCGCTCTCGATATCGTCGTGATCGGCTTTTTCCTCTTTCTCGCCGCCAGCGCTGCCTACTTCGACGTTGCGAACAGCGTCATGCGGGAAGCGCAG
The DNA window shown above is from Natrialba magadii ATCC 43099 and carries:
- a CDS encoding ABC transporter ATP-binding protein, which codes for MVAEEYPPGSQSDETTSARREATQPILVVDDLTKTYDIDEETTTAVDGVSFTVDEGTVVGLLGPNGAGKTTTIKLLLGLVRPSSGTARIGGVDVTESPPAVSQTVAAMLEGARNVYWRLTVRENIRFFARLGGQQADADEIDRLIAQVGLQGRADEPVNELSRGMKQKASLACTLVRETPIVVLDEPTLGLDVESSFELRQELRRLATQEERTVLVSSHDMQVIEALCDRVIILNEGDILADETVENLLSLFQTRSVRVTVEGQLSSAIQTELTERFGATAWTPAATETLPPTSSTPLESRETSSTN